In a genomic window of Corynebacterium coyleae:
- a CDS encoding helix-turn-helix domain-containing protein, producing MAKLYAGGQIRTLRTARNLTQADAAVLVGISPSYLNQLENDQRPLTATVLLQLTSAFGVDASFFSGDAERETAAALSELLPGIAQHELEEFARHFPTLAERVRTIPERLNEQAPNPYEYARSFFQEHSNYFHSLDSAAETLAEHLGGRQLRLTRLASVLDRDFGYTVRFNQPVESGRSDIDTTTREIRLRSGLSEAQQCFELSYRYSNLAHGDVMSELIARIDDTPARNVTTHGLAQYFAAAVTMPYTEILQAAHETRYDIDVISARFGTGFESTCQRLGTLQRPGAQAVPFVFMRTDRAGNVSKRQATTSFRFAVSGDTCPLWVVHRAFETPNRVTRQVSTTPDGRTQMWVARMVQGPAVGFGQPRREHAVALGCDAAYAPQLVYADGLDLAPASATPIGPGCATCPRTRCPQRAFPASPDPTL from the coding sequence ATGGCAAAGCTGTACGCGGGGGGTCAGATCCGCACACTGCGCACCGCTCGCAACCTCACTCAAGCCGATGCGGCGGTCCTCGTCGGTATCTCGCCGAGCTATCTCAACCAGTTGGAAAACGATCAGCGCCCTCTCACTGCAACGGTGTTGTTGCAGTTAACGTCCGCCTTCGGGGTGGATGCTTCCTTCTTCTCCGGCGACGCCGAACGCGAAACCGCAGCCGCCCTTTCGGAACTGCTCCCCGGCATCGCGCAGCACGAGCTGGAGGAATTCGCCCGCCACTTCCCTACCCTTGCGGAGCGTGTCCGAACCATCCCCGAGCGCCTCAACGAGCAAGCCCCCAACCCCTACGAGTACGCACGCAGCTTTTTCCAGGAACACAGCAACTACTTCCACTCCCTGGATTCAGCGGCCGAAACGCTTGCGGAGCATCTTGGTGGCCGCCAGTTGCGCCTGACCCGTCTTGCGTCGGTCCTCGACCGCGACTTCGGCTACACCGTGCGCTTCAACCAGCCTGTGGAGTCGGGTCGCTCCGACATCGACACCACCACCCGCGAGATCCGCCTGCGCTCCGGCTTGAGCGAAGCGCAACAGTGCTTCGAGCTGTCCTACCGCTACAGCAATCTCGCCCACGGCGACGTGATGTCAGAGCTCATTGCGCGTATCGACGACACCCCGGCCCGCAACGTCACCACCCACGGCTTAGCCCAGTACTTCGCGGCTGCCGTCACCATGCCGTACACGGAGATCCTGCAGGCTGCCCACGAGACGCGCTACGACATCGATGTCATCTCGGCCCGCTTCGGCACCGGATTCGAATCCACCTGCCAACGCCTCGGCACACTGCAGCGCCCCGGCGCGCAGGCTGTGCCGTTTGTATTTATGCGCACCGACCGCGCAGGAAATGTGTCCAAGCGCCAGGCCACCACGTCGTTCCGCTTCGCCGTCTCCGGCGATACCTGCCCGCTATGGGTGGTGCACCGTGCGTTTGAAACCCCAAACCGTGTGACCAGGCAGGTCTCCACCACCCCGGACGGGCGCACACAGATGTGGGTTGCGCGCATGGTGCAGGGTCCCGCCGTGGGCTTTGGTCAGCCCCGGCGCGAGCACGCCGTAGCGCTTGGCTGCGACGCCGCATACGCACCCCAACTGGTGTACGCCGACGGCCTTGATCTGGCCCCGGCGTCAGCTACCCCGATTGGTCCGGGGTGCGCGACGTGTCCGCGCACCCGCTGCCCCCAACGTGCGTTTCCGGCTAGTCCAGATCCGACTTTGTAA
- a CDS encoding pyruvate carboxylase, translating to MNPDNLPLNDLPAFKKILVANRGEIAVRAFRAAFETGAKTVAVYPREDRNSFHRPFADEAVQIGEAGQPVKAYLNIDEIIRAAKQTGADAVYPGYGFLSERADLARACRDNGIKFIGPTPETLDLTGDKSAAVQAAERAGLPVLKDSEPSSDPKQLAEFAKDFEFPVFVKAVAGGGGRGMRFIEKIEDVERLAAEASREAEAAFGDPNVYIERAVIRPQHIEVQIMADSYGNVVHLFERDCSVQRRHQKVVEIAPAQHITEEQRQKICADAVAFCKEINYEGAGTVEFLVDESGNHVFIEMNPRVQVEHTVTEEVTGIDIVKNQMYIAAGAKLEDIHLTQDLIEVNGAALQCRITTEDPANGFRPDSGVVTGYRSPGGAGVRLDGSVAVGTTITPNFDSLLVKMTCRGRNFQVAVDRALRALNEFSITGLSTNIGFLRALLSEDEFRNERINTGFIADHPHLLEAPAAADDAGKILDYVASVTVNQPNGARPTNIQPSKKLPELKYGEMPRGSRNDLLELGPTKWAEKIRNQTALGVTETTFRDAHQSLLATRIRTNTLVAAAKHVGHLTPELTSVEAWGGATFDVGMRFLHESPWMRLDELREAMPNVNIQMLLRGRNTVGYTPYPDNVTKAFVQEAASSGIDIFRIFDALNDVSQMRPAIDAVLETNTTVAEVAMAYSGNLMDPNEDLYTLDYYLKLAEEIVEAGAHVLAIKDMAGLMRPAAAAKLVKALRERFDLPVHVHTHDTAGGQLSTYLAAANAGADIVDVASAPLAGTTSQPSMSALVAAFENTERDTGIDLQAVFDMEPYWEAVRQVYAPFESGIPGPTGRVYKHEIPGGQLSNLRTQAKALGLEDRFELIEDYYAGVNEILGRPTKVTPSSKVVGDLALQLVGQGVSPQEFAENPRKYDIPESVIGFLQGELGTPPGGWPLLREKALENRSEVDHTVQVPAELEPDLQSDDHSVRRAALDQLLFPKQYAEYQEHLRTYGITDQLGDKTFFYGLEEGVETMIYYGEIDENRPPLVVSLDAVGEPDEKGMRQVILTVNGQVRPVAVRDENVESTVAEVEKADASNPGHVAAPFAGAVTVTVKEGDEVKEGDPVATIEAMKMEAAISAPKSGVIERIALTKPTKVEGGDLVVVIA from the coding sequence ATGAACCCGGATAACCTCCCGCTTAATGACCTGCCAGCATTCAAGAAAATCCTGGTAGCTAACCGCGGTGAGATCGCCGTTCGTGCCTTCCGTGCAGCCTTTGAAACTGGCGCGAAGACCGTCGCGGTCTACCCCCGCGAGGACCGTAACTCGTTCCACCGTCCGTTCGCGGACGAGGCAGTCCAGATCGGCGAGGCCGGCCAGCCGGTCAAGGCGTACCTGAACATCGACGAAATCATCCGTGCCGCGAAGCAAACTGGCGCAGATGCCGTCTACCCGGGCTACGGCTTCCTCTCCGAGCGTGCTGACCTGGCTCGTGCCTGCCGCGACAACGGCATTAAGTTCATCGGCCCGACCCCGGAGACGCTGGACCTGACGGGCGACAAGTCCGCCGCTGTCCAGGCCGCTGAGCGTGCCGGCCTGCCGGTGCTGAAGGACTCTGAGCCGTCGTCCGACCCGAAGCAGCTGGCAGAGTTTGCCAAGGACTTCGAGTTCCCGGTGTTTGTGAAGGCTGTCGCCGGTGGCGGCGGACGCGGCATGCGTTTCATTGAGAAGATCGAGGACGTTGAGCGTCTCGCAGCCGAGGCATCCCGCGAGGCTGAGGCAGCCTTCGGTGACCCGAACGTCTACATCGAGCGCGCCGTGATCCGCCCGCAGCACATTGAGGTGCAGATCATGGCTGACTCTTACGGCAACGTGGTGCACCTGTTTGAGCGTGACTGCTCCGTGCAGCGCCGCCACCAGAAGGTTGTTGAGATCGCTCCGGCGCAGCACATCACGGAAGAGCAGCGCCAGAAGATCTGTGCCGACGCTGTGGCGTTCTGTAAGGAAATCAACTACGAGGGCGCAGGTACGGTCGAGTTTCTTGTCGACGAGTCCGGCAACCACGTCTTCATCGAGATGAACCCGCGCGTGCAGGTCGAGCACACGGTGACCGAGGAAGTCACCGGCATCGACATCGTAAAGAACCAGATGTACATCGCCGCCGGCGCGAAGCTGGAGGACATCCACCTCACCCAGGACCTCATCGAGGTCAACGGCGCAGCCCTGCAGTGCCGCATCACCACCGAGGACCCGGCCAACGGCTTCCGACCGGACTCCGGCGTGGTCACCGGCTACCGCTCCCCGGGTGGTGCAGGTGTGCGTCTCGACGGCTCCGTGGCCGTCGGTACCACCATCACCCCGAACTTCGACTCCCTGCTGGTCAAGATGACCTGCCGTGGCCGCAACTTCCAGGTCGCCGTCGACCGTGCCCTGCGCGCCCTGAACGAGTTCTCCATTACGGGCCTGTCCACGAACATCGGCTTCCTGCGCGCCCTGCTCAGCGAGGACGAGTTCCGCAACGAGCGCATCAACACCGGCTTCATCGCGGACCACCCGCACCTGCTCGAGGCTCCGGCGGCAGCTGACGATGCCGGCAAGATCCTCGACTACGTCGCATCCGTGACGGTGAACCAGCCGAACGGTGCCCGTCCGACGAACATTCAGCCGTCGAAGAAGCTTCCGGAGCTCAAGTACGGCGAAATGCCACGCGGCTCCCGCAACGACCTGCTCGAGCTCGGCCCGACAAAGTGGGCTGAAAAGATCCGCAATCAGACCGCTCTGGGTGTCACCGAGACCACGTTCCGTGACGCTCACCAGTCACTTTTGGCAACCCGTATTCGCACCAACACCCTTGTGGCTGCCGCGAAGCATGTGGGTCACCTGACCCCGGAGTTGACCTCCGTTGAGGCATGGGGCGGCGCTACCTTCGATGTGGGCATGCGCTTCCTCCACGAGTCGCCGTGGATGCGTCTCGACGAGCTGCGCGAGGCGATGCCGAACGTCAACATTCAGATGCTGCTGCGTGGCCGCAACACTGTTGGCTACACCCCGTACCCGGACAACGTGACCAAGGCGTTCGTCCAGGAAGCAGCCTCGTCCGGTATTGACATCTTCCGAATCTTCGACGCGCTGAATGACGTCTCCCAGATGCGCCCGGCGATCGACGCAGTGCTGGAAACCAACACCACCGTCGCCGAGGTTGCGATGGCGTACTCCGGCAACCTGATGGATCCGAATGAGGATCTGTACACGCTGGACTACTACCTGAAGCTCGCCGAGGAGATCGTCGAGGCTGGCGCCCACGTCCTGGCGATTAAGGACATGGCTGGCCTGATGCGTCCGGCAGCAGCCGCCAAGCTGGTGAAGGCGCTGCGTGAGCGCTTCGACCTGCCGGTGCACGTCCACACCCACGACACTGCGGGCGGTCAGCTCTCGACCTACCTTGCGGCTGCCAACGCCGGTGCCGACATCGTCGACGTTGCATCCGCTCCGCTGGCAGGCACCACCTCCCAGCCGTCGATGTCCGCCCTCGTCGCAGCGTTTGAGAACACCGAGCGCGACACCGGCATCGACCTGCAGGCCGTCTTCGATATGGAGCCGTACTGGGAAGCCGTGCGCCAGGTCTACGCACCGTTCGAGTCCGGCATCCCGGGCCCGACCGGCCGTGTGTACAAGCACGAGATTCCGGGCGGTCAGCTCTCCAACCTTCGCACCCAGGCGAAGGCGCTTGGCCTGGAAGACCGCTTCGAGCTCATCGAGGACTACTACGCAGGCGTAAACGAGATCCTCGGCCGCCCGACCAAGGTCACCCCGTCCTCCAAGGTTGTCGGCGACCTGGCACTGCAGCTCGTCGGCCAGGGCGTTAGCCCGCAGGAGTTCGCAGAGAACCCGCGCAAGTACGACATTCCGGAATCCGTCATCGGCTTCCTGCAGGGCGAGCTGGGCACCCCTCCGGGTGGCTGGCCGCTGCTGCGCGAAAAGGCGCTGGAGAACCGTTCCGAGGTCGACCACACCGTCCAGGTGCCGGCAGAGCTCGAGCCGGATCTGCAGTCCGACGACCACAGTGTGCGTCGTGCGGCGCTGGATCAGCTGCTGTTCCCGAAGCAGTACGCCGAGTACCAGGAGCACCTGCGCACCTACGGCATCACCGACCAGTTGGGTGACAAGACCTTCTTCTACGGCCTTGAAGAGGGCGTGGAGACCATGATCTACTACGGCGAGATCGACGAAAACCGTCCGCCGCTGGTGGTCAGCCTCGACGCTGTCGGCGAGCCGGATGAGAAGGGCATGCGCCAGGTCATCCTGACCGTCAATGGCCAGGTCCGCCCGGTTGCCGTCCGCGACGAGAACGTCGAGTCCACCGTTGCCGAGGTGGAGAAGGCCGACGCCTCCAACCCGGGCCACGTGGCCGCACCGTTCGCTGGTGCCGTCACCGTCACGGTGAAGGAAGGCGACGAGGTCAAGGAAGGCGACCCGGTCGCAACCATCGAGGCTATGAAGATGGAGGCCGCGATCTCCGCACCGAAGTCGGGCGTGATCGAGCGCATCGCGCTGACCAAGCCGACCAAGGTGGAAGGCGGCGACCTCGTGGTAGTTATCGCCTAA
- a CDS encoding amidohydrolase, with protein sequence MSNAGIATAVAAWFDQNQDKVVGWRRHIHSHPELSNEEVETTEFLVNVLEEHGLKPVCFPGTGLYVDLGPTEGKRLAFRADIDALRVPEQTGLPFASVNPGVSHSCGHDVHTTVALGLACALSTIELEQGVRVIFQPAEEVMGGGALDVVKWGGLENVSAIYAVHAEPHIRVGEIGVRTGAITSASDVIRIEVQGPGGHTSRPQLTADVVYAIGALITQLPALLSRRVDPRTGTVLVFGHVNAGDAANAIPKVGVLEGTLRTADITTWREIEDLITDLIDLVVAPTGCTYHLDYIRGVPPVLNDDAATALAVQAARSVDPHSVVSAPQSSGGEDFSWYLEHVPGAMMRLGAWNGEGEPQDLHQGNLNVDERAIGVGVRLFGAIVEQYFRVGEVSPAPGRL encoded by the coding sequence GTGAGTAACGCCGGAATCGCTACAGCCGTGGCGGCTTGGTTTGATCAAAACCAGGACAAGGTCGTGGGGTGGCGTCGGCACATTCACTCACACCCAGAGCTATCCAACGAGGAAGTGGAAACTACCGAGTTTTTGGTCAACGTACTGGAGGAACATGGTCTGAAGCCGGTGTGCTTCCCGGGCACCGGGTTGTATGTGGACCTTGGTCCTACCGAAGGCAAGCGCTTGGCGTTTCGCGCAGACATCGATGCGCTGCGTGTGCCGGAGCAAACCGGTTTGCCGTTCGCGTCGGTGAACCCGGGCGTGTCGCACTCGTGTGGCCATGATGTGCATACGACGGTTGCTCTGGGCCTTGCGTGTGCGTTGTCCACGATCGAGCTTGAGCAGGGTGTTCGCGTGATCTTCCAGCCTGCGGAAGAAGTTATGGGCGGCGGCGCGCTGGACGTGGTCAAGTGGGGCGGGTTGGAAAATGTTTCCGCGATTTATGCGGTGCATGCCGAGCCGCATATCCGTGTTGGGGAGATCGGCGTGCGCACCGGTGCGATCACCTCGGCGTCTGACGTGATTCGTATCGAGGTCCAGGGCCCCGGCGGACATACGTCGCGCCCGCAGTTGACCGCCGATGTGGTGTACGCAATCGGTGCGCTGATTACTCAGTTGCCGGCGTTATTGTCGCGCCGGGTGGATCCGCGCACAGGCACTGTGTTGGTGTTTGGCCACGTCAATGCGGGTGATGCGGCGAATGCGATTCCGAAAGTGGGTGTTTTGGAAGGCACGTTGCGCACGGCGGATATTACGACGTGGCGTGAGATCGAGGACTTGATTACGGACCTGATCGACCTTGTCGTTGCGCCGACCGGTTGCACGTACCACCTGGATTACATCCGCGGTGTGCCGCCCGTGCTTAACGACGACGCCGCCACCGCCCTGGCCGTCCAAGCCGCCCGGTCCGTGGACCCGCACAGTGTTGTCTCCGCCCCGCAATCCAGCGGTGGGGAGGACTTTTCGTGGTACCTCGAGCACGTACCCGGCGCGATGATGCGCTTGGGTGCGTGGAACGGTGAGGGTGAGCCACAGGATCTGCACCAGGGGAACCTGAATGTTGATGAGCGGGCGATTGGGGTTGGGGTTCGTTTGTTCGGTGCGATTGTGGAGCAGTACTTCCGGGTGGGTGAGGTTTCTCCGGCTCCGGGTAGACTGTGA
- the prpD gene encoding 2-methylcitrate dehydratase PrpD, with product MIQHEVRTHKSAEDFPIEEHLAYKIAKVAADPVEVPEDTREMIINRIIDNASVAVASYNRRPVAVARAMAKAHPADNKGALVFGEDGTYSAEWVAFANGTAVRELDFHDTFLAAEYSHPGDNIPPILAVAQHKGLDGKALIRGIATGYEIQVNLVKGICLHEWKIDHVAHLGPSAAAGIGTMLNLDVDTIYQAIGQALHTTTATRQSRKGLISSWKASAPAFAGKMAIEAVDRAMRGEGAPAPIWEGEDGFIAWMLHSPERTYTVPLPADGEPKRAILDTYTKEHSAEYQAQAPIDLARRMKQTIADAGKTTAEIESIVLHTSHHTHYVIGTGANDPQKMDPKASRETLDHSIMYMFAVALEDGGWHHVDSYTPERANRPETVELWHKVSTVEDPEWTRRYHSQDPDEKAFGAKAVITFNDGTVIEDEMAVADAHPYGARPFERENYIQKFRTLAEGIVDKDEQDRFLAAVQDLENLTDLTELNIRVNDATRAAAEEIPGGIF from the coding sequence ATGATCCAACACGAGGTACGTACCCATAAGTCCGCAGAAGACTTCCCGATTGAAGAGCATCTGGCCTACAAGATTGCCAAGGTCGCGGCCGACCCGGTTGAGGTGCCGGAAGATACCCGCGAAATGATCATCAACCGCATCATCGACAACGCTTCTGTCGCTGTTGCCTCCTATAACCGCCGCCCGGTCGCCGTCGCCCGCGCAATGGCCAAGGCACACCCGGCAGACAACAAGGGCGCACTCGTCTTCGGCGAAGACGGCACCTACTCCGCAGAATGGGTCGCTTTCGCAAACGGCACCGCCGTGCGCGAGCTCGACTTCCACGACACCTTCCTTGCCGCCGAGTACTCCCACCCGGGCGACAACATCCCGCCGATCCTTGCTGTTGCACAGCACAAGGGCCTCGACGGCAAGGCGCTGATCCGCGGCATCGCTACTGGCTACGAAATCCAGGTCAACCTGGTCAAGGGCATCTGCCTGCACGAGTGGAAGATCGACCACGTTGCACACCTTGGCCCCTCGGCCGCAGCTGGCATCGGCACCATGCTCAACCTGGACGTGGACACCATCTACCAGGCAATCGGCCAGGCACTGCACACCACCACCGCAACCCGCCAGTCCCGCAAGGGCCTGATCTCCTCCTGGAAGGCATCCGCCCCGGCGTTCGCCGGCAAGATGGCCATCGAAGCGGTGGACCGCGCCATGCGCGGCGAGGGCGCACCGGCCCCGATCTGGGAAGGCGAAGACGGCTTCATCGCATGGATGCTGCACTCCCCGGAGCGCACCTACACCGTCCCGCTGCCGGCAGACGGCGAGCCGAAGCGCGCGATCCTGGACACCTACACCAAGGAGCACTCCGCCGAGTACCAGGCACAGGCTCCGATTGACCTGGCTCGTCGCATGAAGCAGACCATCGCAGACGCAGGCAAGACCACCGCCGAGATCGAGTCCATCGTGCTGCACACCTCGCACCACACCCACTACGTCATCGGCACCGGCGCGAACGACCCGCAGAAGATGGATCCGAAGGCATCCCGCGAGACTCTGGACCACTCGATCATGTACATGTTCGCTGTCGCCCTTGAGGACGGCGGCTGGCACCACGTCGACTCCTACACCCCGGAGCGCGCAAACCGTCCGGAGACCGTCGAGCTGTGGCACAAGGTGTCCACGGTGGAGGACCCGGAGTGGACCCGTCGCTACCACTCGCAGGATCCGGACGAGAAGGCATTCGGCGCCAAGGCTGTCATCACCTTCAACGACGGCACTGTCATCGAGGATGAGATGGCTGTCGCCGACGCCCACCCGTACGGTGCTCGTCCGTTCGAGCGTGAGAACTACATCCAGAAGTTCCGCACCCTGGCTGAGGGCATCGTCGATAAGGACGAGCAGGACCGCTTCCTCGCCGCCGTGCAGGATCTGGAAAACCTCACTGACCTGACCGAACTTAACATCCGCGTCAACGACGCAACCCGCGCCGCTGCAGAGGAGATCCCGGGAGGCATCTTCTAA
- a CDS encoding bifunctional 2-methylcitrate synthase/citrate synthase, producing the protein MTEQEIRKGLNGVVADYTAVSKVNPETNSLLYRGYPVQELAEHCTFEEVAYLLWNGELPTEEQFAEFRGGCMENRDIDEELIQIINFMPKDCHPMDVLRTAVSYLGAEDPEKFTPDSDHLRGIGRKLLAKLPTIVATDIRRRQGKEYIAPSKEKGFSENFLWMVFGDDEKSPANIPSDIEAFEKTMILYAEHSFNASTFTARTIASTMSDGWSAITGAIGALKGPLHGGANEFVMHHMTEIGDPAKAEQWCLDKLKNKELVMGFGHRVYKKGDSRVPTMEAAFKKLAAEHPEKDAQKWVEMYDIMAKTMHDNTSIKIRPNLDFPSGPAYYILGFDIEFFTPLFVMSRITGWTAHIIEQFENNSLIRPLSAYNGPEERHVKA; encoded by the coding sequence ATGACTGAGCAGGAAATTCGTAAGGGCCTCAACGGCGTTGTCGCTGACTACACCGCAGTGTCCAAGGTCAACCCGGAGACCAACTCGCTGCTGTACCGCGGCTACCCGGTCCAGGAACTGGCAGAGCATTGCACCTTCGAGGAAGTGGCATACCTGCTGTGGAACGGTGAACTGCCGACCGAGGAGCAGTTTGCAGAGTTCCGCGGTGGCTGCATGGAAAACCGCGACATCGATGAAGAACTGATCCAGATCATCAACTTCATGCCGAAGGACTGCCACCCGATGGACGTGCTGCGTACCGCAGTGTCCTACCTGGGTGCAGAGGATCCGGAGAAGTTCACCCCGGATTCCGATCACCTGCGTGGCATCGGCCGCAAGCTGCTGGCCAAGCTGCCGACGATTGTCGCAACCGACATCCGTCGCCGCCAGGGCAAGGAGTACATCGCCCCGAGCAAGGAGAAGGGCTTCTCCGAGAACTTCCTCTGGATGGTTTTTGGTGACGATGAGAAGTCCCCGGCCAACATCCCGTCCGACATCGAGGCGTTTGAGAAGACGATGATCCTCTACGCCGAGCACTCCTTCAACGCCTCCACCTTCACGGCCCGCACGATTGCCTCGACGATGTCCGACGGCTGGTCCGCAATCACCGGCGCAATCGGTGCCCTGAAGGGCCCGCTGCACGGTGGCGCCAACGAGTTCGTCATGCACCACATGACCGAAATCGGCGACCCGGCCAAGGCAGAGCAGTGGTGCCTGGACAAGCTCAAGAACAAGGAGCTCGTCATGGGCTTCGGCCACCGCGTGTACAAGAAGGGCGACTCGCGCGTGCCGACGATGGAAGCCGCCTTTAAGAAGCTCGCTGCGGAGCATCCGGAGAAGGACGCTCAGAAGTGGGTCGAGATGTACGACATCATGGCCAAAACCATGCACGACAACACCTCGATCAAGATCCGTCCGAACCTGGACTTCCCGTCCGGCCCGGCCTACTACATCCTGGGCTTCGACATCGAGTTCTTCACCCCGCTGTTCGTGATGTCCCGCATTACCGGCTGGACCGCTCACATCATCGAGCAGTTTGAGAACAACTCCCTGATCCGTCCACTCTCGGCCTACAACGGCCCGGAGGAGCGCCACGTCAAGGCGTAA
- the prpB gene encoding methylisocitrate lyase, which produces MFKPDTTPNERRKALRASLVDEKITTLPGAFNPLTARLIEDIGSFSGVYVSGAVVANDLGLPDIGLTTLSEVANRGGQIARATNLPVLIDADTGFGEPMSAARTVAEFEAAGLAGLHLEDQVNPKRCGHLDGKEVVPRDLMIRRITAAVRERQDDDFVICARTDAAGIEGIDEAIERAKAYADAGADLIFTEALYSEEDFAKFRAAVDTPLLANMTEFGKTDLLSAQQLENLGYNAVIWPVTTFRIAMGQTEAMLRDIAETGTQVPWLDKMQHRARLYELVRYDEYNQFDQSVFTYSKDTYSSTFEQ; this is translated from the coding sequence ATGTTCAAGCCTGACACAACCCCGAACGAGCGTCGCAAAGCACTGCGAGCATCGCTTGTCGACGAAAAAATCACCACCCTGCCCGGCGCCTTCAACCCGCTGACCGCGCGCCTGATCGAGGACATCGGATCCTTCTCCGGCGTGTACGTCTCCGGCGCCGTGGTAGCCAACGACCTGGGCCTGCCAGACATCGGCCTGACCACGCTTTCCGAGGTTGCAAACCGCGGCGGCCAGATCGCCCGCGCCACCAACCTGCCGGTGCTCATCGACGCCGACACCGGCTTCGGCGAGCCGATGTCCGCAGCCCGCACCGTCGCCGAGTTTGAAGCGGCAGGCCTGGCTGGCCTCCACCTGGAAGACCAGGTCAACCCGAAGCGCTGCGGTCACCTCGACGGCAAGGAAGTTGTGCCGCGTGACCTGATGATCCGCCGCATCACCGCAGCGGTGCGCGAGCGCCAGGACGACGACTTCGTCATCTGTGCCCGCACCGACGCCGCCGGCATCGAAGGCATCGACGAGGCCATCGAGCGTGCGAAGGCATACGCCGACGCGGGTGCGGACCTCATCTTCACCGAAGCGCTGTACTCGGAGGAAGACTTTGCCAAGTTCCGCGCCGCCGTGGACACGCCGCTTCTGGCCAACATGACCGAGTTTGGCAAGACCGACCTGCTCAGTGCCCAGCAGCTGGAAAACCTCGGCTACAACGCCGTGATCTGGCCGGTGACCACCTTCCGCATCGCCATGGGCCAGACCGAAGCAATGCTGCGCGACATCGCAGAAACCGGCACCCAGGTGCCGTGGCTGGACAAGATGCAGCACCGCGCCCGCCTCTACGAACTGGTGCGCTACGACGAATACAACCAGTTCGACCAATCCGTCTTCACCTACTCGAAAGACACCTACAGCTCCACCTTTGAGCAGTAG
- a CDS encoding NAD(P)H-quinone dehydrogenase: protein MSKKIVIMGGGPGGYEAALLASKRGADITLVEDSGAGGSAIRKDVVPSKSFIAGANIKTDLRRADDMGLNHTLGDAKLSLLALNERVKQLAAEQSSDIREQLERKGVRLVKGRARFSDKQVGHTTHDIEIVTESGETEHVSCDMVLVCTGASPRVLKGAEPDGERILNWRQMYDLQELPTHLIVVGSGVTGAEFVSAFAELGVKVTMVASRDRILPHDDADAADVLEKVLADRGVQLEKDARVERVENTGDAVVVHTTDGRAIEGSHVMMSIGSVPNTADLNLEAAKVETTPSGHIHVDRVSRTNVAGIYAAGDCTDLMPLASVAAQQGRTAVDHAMGDGVSPIRLKTVGNAVFTRPEIAAVGVTEQEIRDGKVEADIYKLPLSTNPRAKMRSLQYGFVKIFARKGSGQVIGGVIVAPTASELILSLTIAVTNSLTVTQLANSMAVYPSLSGSITEAARRLITKSDLD, encoded by the coding sequence TTGTCCAAGAAGATTGTCATCATGGGTGGAGGCCCCGGCGGATACGAGGCCGCGCTGCTCGCGTCGAAACGCGGCGCAGACATCACGTTGGTGGAAGATTCTGGGGCTGGCGGCTCGGCGATCCGTAAGGACGTTGTGCCGTCGAAAAGCTTCATTGCGGGCGCGAACATTAAGACGGACTTGCGCCGCGCGGACGATATGGGGCTCAACCACACGTTGGGTGACGCGAAGCTGTCGCTGCTGGCGCTGAATGAGCGTGTGAAGCAGTTGGCGGCGGAGCAGTCCAGTGACATCCGCGAGCAGCTTGAGCGCAAGGGCGTGCGCCTGGTCAAGGGGCGTGCGCGCTTCTCTGATAAGCAGGTCGGTCACACTACGCATGACATTGAGATTGTCACCGAGTCTGGTGAGACTGAGCACGTCAGCTGCGACATGGTGCTTGTGTGCACGGGTGCGAGCCCGCGTGTGCTCAAGGGGGCGGAGCCGGACGGCGAGCGCATCCTGAACTGGCGTCAGATGTATGACCTGCAGGAGCTGCCGACCCACCTCATTGTGGTTGGTTCTGGCGTGACTGGTGCGGAGTTTGTCTCTGCGTTTGCGGAGCTGGGCGTGAAGGTGACCATGGTTGCTTCCCGCGATCGCATTTTGCCTCACGACGACGCCGACGCCGCCGATGTCTTGGAGAAGGTCCTGGCGGATCGCGGCGTGCAGTTGGAGAAGGACGCGCGTGTGGAGCGTGTGGAAAACACGGGTGACGCTGTGGTCGTGCACACCACTGATGGCCGCGCCATTGAGGGTTCGCACGTGATGATGTCCATCGGTTCTGTTCCGAATACGGCAGATTTGAACCTTGAGGCCGCAAAGGTGGAGACCACCCCGTCCGGCCACATTCATGTGGACCGCGTCTCGCGCACTAACGTCGCCGGCATTTACGCTGCGGGCGACTGCACGGACCTCATGCCGCTGGCGTCGGTTGCGGCGCAGCAGGGCCGCACTGCCGTTGACCACGCGATGGGCGACGGTGTCAGCCCGATCCGCCTGAAGACGGTTGGCAACGCCGTGTTCACCCGTCCGGAGATCGCTGCCGTGGGTGTTACGGAGCAGGAGATCCGCGACGGCAAGGTTGAGGCAGACATCTACAAGCTGCCCTTGTCGACGAACCCGCGCGCCAAGATGCGTTCCCTGCAGTACGGATTTGTGAAGATTTTCGCCCGCAAGGGCTCCGGCCAGGTCATCGGTGGCGTAATCGTGGCGCCGACGGCATCCGAGCTGATCTTGTCGCTGACCATCGCGGTAACCAACAGCCTCACCGTCACCCAGCTGGCTAACTCGATGGCGGTGTACCCGTCCCTGTCGGGCTCGATTACCGAGGCGGCTCGCCGCCTGATTACAAAGTCGGATCTGGACTAG